The following are encoded together in the Girardinichthys multiradiatus isolate DD_20200921_A chromosome X, DD_fGirMul_XY1, whole genome shotgun sequence genome:
- the LOC124863468 gene encoding L-amino-acid oxidase-like — MEIAENGLPKITTPYRVVIVGAGFTAAKLLQEAGHEVTILEASERVGQVLTHRNETEGWYVELGAMRLLSFHQILHAFIQQLNISLNYFNMTDNNTYYLVNGKKHKTSDVTKDPSILDYHLPSNERNKSAHDLLQEALQEVQDLLDPASSSGVKQTSDLWI; from the exons ATGGAGATAGCAGAAAATGGCCTCCCAAAGATAACCACACCTTATCGTGTTGTTATTGTTGGGGCTGGATTCACTGCTGCCAAGCTGCTGCAAGAAGCTGGACATGAG GTAACCATATTGGAGGCAAGTGAGCGAGTAGGACAGGTGTTGACCCATAGGAATGAAACAGAGGGCTGGTATGTTGAATTAGGGGCCATGAGGCTTCTATCTTTTCATCA AATTCTCCACGCGTTCATCCAGCAACTGAACATCTCATTGAATTACTTCAACATGACTGACAACAACACCTATTACCTGGTGAATGGGAAGAAACACAAGACTTCAGATGTGACTAAAGACCCCAGCATCCTGGATTACCACCTACCATCTAATGAGAGGAATAAATCAGCCCATGATCTGCTTCAGGAGGCATTACAGGAG GTTCAAGACCTGCTTGATCCAGCCTCGAGTTCTGGTGTTAAGCAAACTTCTGACCTCTGGATCTAG